A window of Polaribacter litorisediminis contains these coding sequences:
- a CDS encoding IS701 family transposase, protein MDNFVDLYTDYLISSSSYTTATGMASLLSIKHDKITRALGTGVYDSKFLWKKAKPYVEELTQSKETIILSFDDSIQEKQYTAESELNTWHFDHVFGRSVKGINFLTALVEVGGMRIPCGVEFIKKDLWVTDKKTGKKKRKSSKTKNELFREMLEECSSKIHFDYVLADSWFSSVENMICCKKTLKNDFIIALKSNRKVALSLEDKQNETYINIKTLQPGQQTVEVWFEKLDFPLLLTKQVFKNENDTVGELYLACSDLSVSYDQITTIYKKRWAVEEYHKSIKSNTGFAKSPTKKTATQTNHFVLSIIAYIKLEWLKQRTGKNHFAMKTQIYLAAQQAAYNELKNLSTTKAA, encoded by the coding sequence ATGGATAATTTTGTTGATTTATATACAGATTACTTGATAAGTTCAAGTTCTTACACGACAGCAACAGGAATGGCATCATTACTTTCAATAAAACACGACAAAATAACACGAGCATTAGGGACAGGTGTTTACGACAGTAAATTTCTATGGAAAAAAGCAAAACCTTATGTTGAAGAATTGACTCAATCTAAAGAAACTATCATTTTAAGTTTTGATGATTCTATACAAGAAAAACAATATACAGCTGAAAGTGAGCTTAACACTTGGCATTTTGACCATGTGTTTGGAAGGTCTGTAAAAGGGATTAATTTCCTAACTGCTTTAGTGGAGGTTGGGGGTATGCGTATACCATGTGGCGTAGAGTTTATAAAGAAAGATCTTTGGGTTACCGACAAAAAAACAGGGAAGAAAAAGCGTAAAAGTAGTAAAACTAAAAATGAACTTTTTAGAGAAATGCTGGAAGAATGTAGTAGTAAAATACACTTTGATTATGTTTTGGCTGATAGCTGGTTTTCTTCGGTAGAAAATATGATTTGTTGTAAAAAAACATTGAAAAACGATTTTATTATTGCCTTAAAAAGCAATCGAAAAGTAGCCTTATCATTAGAAGATAAGCAAAATGAGACATACATAAATATTAAAACATTACAGCCAGGACAGCAGACCGTGGAAGTTTGGTTTGAAAAACTAGACTTTCCGCTGTTGCTTACAAAGCAAGTTTTCAAAAACGAGAATGATACAGTCGGCGAGTTGTACTTGGCTTGTAGTGATTTAAGTGTATCGTATGACCAAATAACTACAATCTACAAAAAACGGTGGGCAGTAGAAGAATATCATAAATCAATTAAAAGCAACACAGGTTTTGCTAAATCTCCAACTAAAAAAACAGCAACACAAACGAATCATTTTGTCCTGTCAATAATAGCGTATATAAAGTTGGAGTGGCTGAAACAAAGAACAGGAAAAAATCACTTTGCAATGAAAACACAAATCTATTTAGCAGCACAACAGGCTGCTTATAATGAACTCAAAAACTTATCAACAACTAAAGCTGCATAA
- the trpD gene encoding anthranilate phosphoribosyltransferase, whose protein sequence is MKEILNKLYHHERLSKFEAKQILMEIAAEKYNDAHLASFMTVFMMRPITTDELSGFRDALKELSLKVDLSDFNTIDIVGTGGDGKDTFNISTLTSFIVAGTGQKVAKHGNYSVSSKSGSSDMLESFGYTFTNNESILKGQLEKANICFLHAPKFHPAMKAVGPTRKALALKTFFNILGPLVNPSSPKNHLLGTFNLEIARLYNYILQEEDINYGIVHALDGYDEISLTSGFKLFTKNGEELINPEDLGHKRIQQSEIFGGNSVADAAKIFKSILDGNGTEAQNNVVLTNAAFALTIVDDKKSFETAFEEAKESLFKMEAKQTLAKLVNL, encoded by the coding sequence ATGAAGGAGATTCTAAATAAATTATATCATCACGAAAGATTATCGAAATTTGAAGCAAAACAAATCTTAATGGAGATTGCTGCAGAGAAATATAATGATGCACATTTAGCCTCATTTATGACCGTTTTTATGATGCGACCAATAACTACTGATGAACTTTCAGGTTTTAGAGATGCGTTAAAAGAGCTATCTCTAAAAGTAGATTTGTCGGATTTTAATACGATTGATATTGTGGGAACCGGGGGCGACGGAAAGGATACTTTTAACATCTCTACATTAACCTCTTTTATTGTAGCCGGAACGGGTCAGAAAGTAGCAAAGCATGGTAATTATTCAGTGTCTTCGAAATCTGGTTCTTCCGATATGTTAGAGAGTTTTGGATATACCTTTACGAACAATGAAAGTATTTTAAAAGGGCAATTAGAAAAAGCAAATATTTGCTTTTTACATGCTCCAAAATTTCATCCGGCAATGAAGGCTGTTGGGCCAACCAGAAAAGCTTTGGCGTTAAAAACTTTTTTTAATATTTTGGGACCTTTGGTAAATCCGAGTTCACCAAAAAACCACTTGCTAGGAACTTTTAATTTAGAAATTGCACGTTTGTATAATTATATTTTACAAGAAGAAGATATCAATTATGGTATTGTTCATGCTTTAGATGGGTATGATGAAATATCTTTAACAAGCGGATTTAAATTGTTTACTAAAAATGGAGAAGAACTTATAAATCCGGAAGATTTAGGTCATAAAAGAATTCAGCAATCAGAAATTTTTGGTGGAAATTCTGTTGCAGATGCTGCCAAGATTTTTAAATCAATTTTAGACGGTAACGGAACAGAAGCGCAAAATAATGTGGTGTTAACAAATGCCGCTTTTGCGTTAACAATTGTAGATGATAAAAAGTCTTTTGAAACAGCTTTTGAGGAAGCTAAAGAATCACTTTTTAAAATGGAGGCAAAACAAACATTAGCAAAGTTGGTGAATTTATAA
- a CDS encoding anthranilate synthase component II yields MKILILDNYDSFTYNLVHMVEKITGNFPAVFRNDEISIEDVGNFDIIMLSPGPGIPDEAGILKEVIKTYAGVKPIFGVCLGLQAITEVFGGTIINLENVFHGVATEMRVTDPSAIIFKDIPETFLAARYHSWAATDKGFPEEIQVTARDEDGLIQAIEHKFFPISAVQFHPESILTDVGEQLVRNFIENNSAS; encoded by the coding sequence ATGAAAATATTAATTTTAGACAATTACGATTCGTTCACTTACAATTTGGTGCACATGGTAGAAAAAATTACAGGAAACTTTCCTGCCGTTTTTAGAAACGATGAAATTTCTATTGAAGATGTGGGTAATTTCGATATCATCATGTTATCTCCAGGACCTGGAATTCCAGATGAAGCAGGAATTTTAAAAGAAGTCATTAAAACCTATGCGGGCGTAAAGCCAATTTTCGGAGTCTGTTTAGGATTACAGGCAATCACAGAAGTTTTTGGTGGAACCATCATCAATTTAGAAAATGTTTTTCATGGAGTTGCTACAGAAATGAGGGTCACAGACCCTTCAGCTATAATTTTTAAAGACATTCCAGAAACATTTTTAGCAGCACGTTATCATTCTTGGGCAGCAACAGATAAAGGGTTTCCTGAAGAAATACAGGTAACCGCAAGAGATGAAGATGGATTGATTCAGGCAATAGAACATAAATTTTTTCCAATTTCTGCAGTTCAGTTTCATCCAGAATCTATTTTAACAGATGTTGGTGAGCAGTTGGTAAGGAATTTTATAGAAAACAACAGCGCATCCTAA
- a CDS encoding anthranilate synthase component I family protein, producing the protein MSKTKENNNTETQEFFPFGESKKGLSFKTIHKTKISDTVTPVGLYLRFRDQFANTLLLESSDYHSKEESFSFIAVEPIITMKVDDSQFSITHKGIEIENQTMDKNFYQLFDKFTNSIDLECPSELKSFNGLYGYTTFDAVQYFENIKFTNPKASSAIPEMQYSFYRFIIAINHFNDEMTLIENIEEGTESRIKEVQTIIDAQAFNTQKFEIVGKETSNVTGDEFKEYVRKAKSHCKRGDVFQLVLSRQFQQKFKGDEFNVYRALRSINPSPYLFYFDYGSFKLMGSSPEAQIKISAGKATINPIAGTFRRTGDILEDRKLGKKLSEDKKETAEHVMLVDLARNDLSKHADNVTVEVFKEVQYFSHVIHLVSTVRGQIKGNPIEIVGDTFPAGTLSGAPKYKAMELINKYENQTRGFYGGAVGILGLDGSVNLAIAIRSFVSKNNVLYSQAGAGIVIHSDEAKELQEVNNKLAALNKALILAENI; encoded by the coding sequence ATGAGTAAAACAAAAGAGAATAACAATACCGAAACACAAGAGTTTTTCCCTTTTGGGGAAAGTAAAAAAGGCTTGAGTTTTAAAACAATTCATAAAACAAAAATTTCAGACACAGTCACTCCGGTGGGCTTATATTTGCGCTTTAGAGATCAATTTGCAAATACACTTTTGTTAGAAAGTTCAGATTATCATAGTAAAGAGGAAAGCTTTTCATTTATTGCTGTTGAACCGATTATCACCATGAAAGTTGATGATTCTCAATTTTCTATAACACATAAAGGAATAGAAATAGAGAATCAAACCATGGATAAAAATTTTTATCAATTGTTTGATAAATTTACCAATTCGATAGATTTAGAGTGTCCGTCAGAATTAAAATCGTTCAATGGTTTATACGGTTACACCACGTTTGATGCTGTTCAATATTTTGAAAACATAAAGTTTACAAACCCAAAAGCATCTTCTGCGATTCCTGAAATGCAATACAGTTTTTACAGATTTATTATTGCAATCAATCATTTTAATGATGAAATGACATTGATAGAAAATATTGAAGAGGGCACCGAATCGCGTATTAAAGAGGTGCAAACGATTATAGATGCGCAAGCATTTAATACTCAGAAATTTGAAATTGTTGGCAAGGAAACATCAAATGTAACAGGAGATGAGTTTAAAGAATATGTACGCAAAGCAAAATCGCATTGTAAACGAGGCGATGTTTTTCAATTAGTTTTATCCCGCCAGTTTCAGCAAAAATTTAAAGGCGACGAGTTTAATGTGTACCGAGCATTGCGTTCTATCAATCCTTCTCCTTATTTGTTTTATTTCGATTATGGTTCTTTTAAATTAATGGGATCTTCACCAGAAGCACAAATTAAAATTTCCGCAGGAAAAGCAACGATAAACCCTATTGCAGGAACATTTCGAAGAACGGGTGATATTTTAGAAGACAGAAAATTAGGTAAAAAATTATCCGAAGATAAAAAGGAAACTGCAGAGCATGTTATGTTGGTAGATTTGGCGAGAAACGACTTAAGCAAACATGCGGATAATGTTACGGTTGAGGTGTTTAAAGAAGTACAGTATTTTAGCCATGTTATTCATTTAGTTTCTACCGTTAGAGGTCAAATTAAAGGAAATCCTATTGAAATTGTAGGGGATACATTCCCTGCAGGAACTTTGAGTGGAGCGCCAAAGTACAAGGCAATGGAATTGATTAACAAATACGAAAATCAAACACGTGGTTTTTATGGAGGCGCAGTTGGTATTCTTGGGTTGGATGGTTCTGTAAATTTAGCGATTGCCATTCGTTCTTTTGTAAGCAAAAATAATGTGTTGTACTCTCAAGCGGGAGCAGGAATCGTAATTCATTCTGATGAAGCTAAAGAATTACAGGAAGTAAATAATAAATTAGCAGCATTAAACAAAGCGTTGATTTTAGCAGAAAATATTTAG
- a CDS encoding amidase family protein: MESQIHKIHHQLMNQEITCKQLIQEKLDVLKLNTHNTVNSLLDSMALELASKVDEKINNGEKIGLLEGIPFGIKDVYMVQGTYTTASSYLLKNYKSPYTATAIQKLLDAGAIPLAKENCDSFGHGSSSENTIFGAVKNAHNPELVGGGSSGGSAVNVAKGHTVFSIGGDTGGSIRQPAGYNHVFGFKPTYGRISRFGLMAYASSTDCVGPIAKSIEDIRIVLNIMSGKDVKDQTTYSSETILQENILNADDIKTIGYFKNFIESDAIVPEIKSAFLASIEKIKAKGIVVKALDFFEADTLVSTYYTLAMAETASNLSRLDGTNYGNRIEGDTLKDTYAITRSENLSEETKRRIVGGNQVLSQGFSDEIYLKGLNLRDQISENFEKDFQDVEIIVSPVTPGLPPKIGDSLKDPLAMYLSDAYTVGFSLGQLPTLTIPQGTATGLQITAAKNNDELVLKFANFLKDTI, translated from the coding sequence ATGGAATCTCAAATACATAAAATTCATCATCAATTGATGAATCAAGAAATTACTTGTAAACAATTAATCCAAGAGAAATTAGATGTATTAAAACTAAATACACATAACACCGTTAATTCTTTATTAGATTCAATGGCTTTAGAATTAGCTTCTAAAGTTGATGAAAAAATTAATAACGGAGAAAAAATAGGCTTGCTAGAAGGTATTCCTTTCGGAATTAAAGATGTTTACATGGTACAAGGAACCTATACAACGGCTAGTTCTTATTTACTAAAAAACTACAAATCGCCCTATACGGCAACTGCCATTCAGAAATTGTTAGATGCCGGAGCAATTCCTTTAGCAAAAGAAAATTGCGATAGCTTTGGGCATGGTTCCTCTTCAGAAAATACCATTTTTGGAGCTGTAAAAAATGCGCATAACCCAGAACTAGTTGGAGGTGGTTCAAGTGGCGGTTCTGCGGTAAATGTTGCCAAAGGTCATACTGTTTTTTCTATTGGTGGAGATACGGGTGGCTCTATTCGTCAACCAGCAGGCTATAATCATGTCTTCGGATTTAAACCTACGTATGGAAGAATTTCACGTTTTGGTTTAATGGCATATGCCTCCTCAACAGATTGTGTTGGCCCCATCGCAAAATCTATTGAAGATATTAGAATCGTTCTAAATATAATGAGTGGTAAAGATGTAAAAGATCAAACCACGTATTCATCTGAAACAATTTTACAAGAAAATATTTTAAATGCTGATGACATAAAAACGATTGGTTATTTTAAAAATTTTATAGAAAGTGATGCGATTGTTCCCGAAATAAAATCAGCTTTTTTAGCATCGATTGAAAAAATTAAGGCAAAAGGAATTGTGGTAAAAGCATTAGATTTCTTTGAAGCAGACACCTTGGTTTCTACCTATTATACACTGGCAATGGCAGAAACAGCATCAAATTTATCAAGATTAGATGGCACCAATTATGGCAATAGAATTGAAGGTGATACTTTAAAAGACACGTATGCTATTACACGTTCAGAAAATTTATCAGAAGAAACAAAACGGAGAATTGTTGGTGGGAATCAAGTTTTATCACAAGGTTTTTCTGACGAAATTTATTTAAAAGGATTAAATTTAAGAGATCAGATTTCTGAAAATTTTGAAAAAGATTTTCAGGATGTAGAGATCATAGTATCGCCTGTTACACCAGGTTTGCCTCCAAAAATCGGCGATAGCCTTAAAGACCCTTTAGCCATGTATTTATCTGATGCGTATACAGTAGGTTTCAGTTTAGGGCAATTACCTACTTTAACCATACCGCAAGGCACGGCAACGGGACTACAAATTACAGCAGCAAAAAATAATGACGAACTCGTTTTGAAGTTTGCAAACTTCTTAAAAGACACGATATAA
- the gatB/aspS gene encoding bifunctional amidotransferase subunit GatB/aspartate--tRNA ligase AspS — MELEQLNELLKAHDLELVIGLETHVRLNTKSKLFCSCANQEIAQPNQNICSVCTGQMGVLPSLNKEAITKAILFGKAVRSSFSNEIISWDRKHYEYPDNPKNIQITQFHNPVIPDGEVSCFRNDGSQFTVNLTQVHIEEDAAKLMHEKKISLVDFNKAGVPLIEIVTEPCIRNIEDASTYAQYIQRIVQNLKISEANLEKGEFKSDVSVSLRKKHTYNLNPRTEIKNLNSFKFMVEALKEEIEKQLHYYIDHKKFRPDQTTVLWNADLKQTKTMRKKEFEADYRFISEPDLPFVNIKKVIKSTHIDISSLPFAVESILIKGGVLPQDAKFFTADSLRSETFVAINNVMKDPSFVAKTLVNNIGADQYKDIHNVAQLTEIFQLFKADKITAVLVQNAIISYLKDRKFNYNAYFEENTISEEKIKVAVLKVIAQNEAIANDIKAGNQGKAGILVGKVIGVIGKGASGKVIREEIIASLSDAQKSNKKQALKNQEEATKKQEQKNKNQEEDVLPEIPIVIKEEYRTHKISQLSENSIQDEVTLSGWVSSVRDHGELIFIDLRDSSNQIFQVRLSRESFPNLDELVKLKPETVVMVTGLVVQRKEDDYNAGLRTGKIELETSILEILNLSKTLPFEIKRAMKTNETTRFQYKFLDHRNDEVRKAIVNRHKVIKLLRDILDEEEFLEIETPILTAGTDEGAREFIVPTRKQAGSFYTLPQAPQQFKQMLMVGGFEKYFQIARCFRDEDSRGDRQPEFTQLDIEMAYASMQQIIDLNTKMFNEIVNKIYGKKWILHPFEIITYKNAMDKYGCDRPDLRFGLQMQDITEIVKETTFQVFSKPIDEGGIVKCIKVSAKEQGNKRMSKGQIENLTAIAQQNGLGGLAYIFVNEDDLQSPIIKFLGEEIAANIIKATDAQVGDVVFFSAADYATANKALDAVRQEMGKILKLINPKELRPAWVVDFPMFEKTEEGRWTFTHNPFSMPAIYDLEKHMNGEGEEIGTIIAQQYDFILNGYEIGGGSVRAHKAEILEATYKNMGYNKEEMMKSVGTMHKAFQYGAPPHGGIAWGVDRLMMILENKASIREVMAFPKTGSSEDLLFNAPSILSDKKVEEMNVKIMRK; from the coding sequence ATGGAGTTAGAGCAATTAAATGAGCTATTAAAAGCACACGATTTAGAATTAGTCATCGGTTTAGAAACCCATGTTAGATTAAATACAAAATCAAAATTATTCTGTTCTTGCGCAAATCAAGAAATAGCGCAACCCAATCAAAATATATGTTCAGTTTGTACCGGGCAAATGGGCGTTTTACCTTCATTAAATAAAGAAGCCATTACAAAAGCTATTTTATTCGGTAAGGCGGTTCGTTCCTCTTTTTCAAACGAGATCATCTCCTGGGATCGTAAACATTATGAATACCCTGATAATCCAAAAAATATTCAAATTACACAGTTTCATAATCCTGTAATTCCTGACGGAGAAGTTTCTTGTTTTAGAAATGATGGCTCTCAATTTACCGTGAATTTAACGCAAGTTCATATTGAAGAAGATGCTGCCAAATTGATGCACGAAAAGAAAATTTCTTTAGTCGATTTTAACAAAGCTGGAGTTCCGTTAATTGAAATTGTCACAGAACCATGTATTAGAAATATTGAGGATGCATCTACCTACGCACAATACATTCAGCGAATTGTTCAGAATTTAAAAATATCGGAAGCAAATCTTGAAAAAGGAGAGTTTAAATCGGATGTTTCTGTATCGCTTCGTAAAAAGCATACCTATAATTTAAATCCAAGAACAGAAATCAAAAACTTAAATTCTTTTAAGTTTATGGTAGAAGCTTTAAAGGAAGAAATAGAAAAACAACTTCATTATTATATAGACCACAAAAAGTTTAGACCAGACCAAACGACCGTTTTATGGAATGCTGATTTAAAGCAGACCAAAACCATGCGTAAAAAGGAGTTTGAAGCGGATTACCGTTTTATTTCTGAACCAGATTTACCTTTTGTAAATATCAAAAAAGTTATTAAAAGCACTCATATTGATATAAGCTCTTTACCTTTTGCTGTAGAATCTATTTTAATAAAAGGCGGAGTTTTGCCACAAGATGCCAAGTTTTTTACTGCAGATTCTTTACGATCTGAAACTTTTGTTGCTATTAATAATGTCATGAAAGACCCGTCTTTTGTTGCAAAAACATTGGTGAATAATATTGGTGCAGATCAATATAAAGACATTCATAATGTTGCTCAATTAACAGAGATTTTTCAGCTTTTTAAAGCGGATAAAATTACAGCAGTTTTAGTTCAAAATGCAATTATTAGCTATTTAAAAGACAGAAAATTTAACTACAATGCGTATTTTGAAGAAAACACGATTTCCGAAGAAAAAATTAAAGTTGCTGTTCTAAAAGTAATTGCTCAAAATGAAGCAATTGCAAATGATATTAAAGCTGGAAATCAAGGAAAAGCGGGTATTCTTGTTGGTAAAGTTATTGGGGTTATTGGCAAAGGCGCTTCGGGTAAAGTGATTCGTGAAGAGATTATAGCTTCTCTTTCCGATGCCCAAAAAAGCAATAAGAAACAAGCACTCAAAAACCAAGAAGAAGCAACCAAAAAACAAGAACAAAAAAACAAGAATCAAGAAGAGGATGTTCTTCCTGAAATTCCGATTGTAATAAAAGAAGAATATAGGACTCATAAAATTTCTCAACTCTCAGAAAATTCGATTCAAGATGAAGTTACTTTATCGGGTTGGGTTTCTAGTGTGCGTGATCATGGTGAATTAATTTTTATTGATTTAAGAGATTCAAGTAACCAAATTTTTCAAGTGCGTTTAAGTCGAGAATCATTTCCTAATTTAGATGAATTGGTCAAGCTAAAACCAGAAACTGTTGTTATGGTCACTGGGCTCGTGGTTCAAAGAAAAGAAGACGATTATAATGCTGGTTTAAGAACTGGTAAAATAGAGTTAGAAACATCGATTTTAGAAATACTAAATTTATCAAAAACACTTCCTTTTGAAATAAAAAGAGCCATGAAAACGAATGAAACTACTCGTTTTCAATATAAATTTTTAGATCATAGAAATGATGAAGTTCGCAAGGCTATTGTAAATCGTCATAAAGTAATTAAATTACTTAGAGATATTTTAGATGAAGAAGAGTTTTTAGAAATTGAAACTCCAATTTTAACTGCGGGTACAGATGAAGGAGCGAGAGAATTTATTGTTCCAACAAGAAAACAAGCCGGCTCTTTTTACACATTACCACAAGCACCTCAGCAATTTAAGCAAATGTTAATGGTGGGCGGATTTGAGAAATATTTTCAAATAGCACGTTGTTTTAGAGATGAAGATTCTCGTGGAGACAGACAACCAGAATTTACCCAATTAGATATTGAAATGGCATATGCTAGTATGCAACAGATTATCGATTTAAACACAAAAATGTTTAATGAAATTGTAAATAAAATTTATGGCAAAAAATGGATTTTACATCCTTTCGAAATAATCACTTACAAAAATGCAATGGACAAATATGGTTGTGATAGACCAGATTTACGTTTTGGTTTGCAAATGCAAGACATTACAGAAATTGTAAAAGAGACTACTTTCCAAGTATTTAGTAAACCCATTGATGAAGGTGGTATTGTAAAATGCATTAAAGTTTCAGCAAAAGAGCAAGGAAATAAACGAATGTCTAAAGGTCAAATTGAAAACCTGACAGCAATAGCTCAACAAAATGGTTTAGGGGGTTTAGCATATATTTTTGTTAATGAGGATGATTTACAATCACCAATTATTAAGTTTTTAGGTGAAGAAATTGCCGCTAATATTATAAAAGCTACCGATGCACAAGTTGGAGATGTTGTGTTTTTCTCTGCAGCAGACTACGCAACTGCTAACAAAGCCTTAGATGCTGTACGTCAAGAAATGGGAAAAATACTAAAACTCATCAACCCAAAAGAATTAAGACCTGCTTGGGTAGTAGATTTCCCTATGTTTGAAAAAACAGAGGAAGGAAGATGGACGTTTACACACAACCCTTTCTCCATGCCCGCTATCTATGACTTAGAAAAGCACATGAATGGAGAAGGTGAAGAAATAGGAACAATTATTGCTCAACAATACGACTTCATATTAAATGGTTATGAAATTGGCGGTGGTTCTGTTCGTGCCCACAAGGCAGAAATTTTAGAAGCAACCTATAAAAACATGGGGTACAATAAGGAAGAAATGATGAAAAGTGTTGGCACCATGCACAAAGCGTTTCAATATGGCGCACCTCCGCATGGAGGAATTGCTTGGGGTGTAGACCGTTTAATGATGATTTTAGAAAATAAAGCTTCTATTAGAGAAGTAATGGCGTTTCCAAAAACAGGATCCTCCGAAGATTTATTATTTAATGCACCTTCTATTTTATCTGACAAAAAAGTAGAAGAAATGAATGTAAAGATTATGAGAAAATAG
- a CDS encoding porin produces the protein MKLVNNIMNKFLLSLLLLSPLFLIGQEKKEFKPTINWNVRAQIWLRYSDLNEGSLINGELTKQFTDVSIRRLRIPISSQVTPKIYVYSILGGNNYNFKTKSFPLEVLDLYGEYTFHKSFEIGIGKSGWQGLSRWTIRSNKTLMGLDSPLFTLNTVEKNDDIGRLLGIWFKGQVGKIDYRLAFNTPIVVTSIPTGEVNFANNRPRTKTSSYVKYQFFEHESNKSAYQTGTYLQAKKVFNIGAGFQYQEKAMSDGDTQLASTNLYDMKHWAVDSFLNLPLTNDAAITAYLGYYDYDFGKDYIRNVGADNPSTGGGSDFNGAGVAYPMIGTGTTWYMQFGYAFKKSKFLNVPMVIQPNIAIQTSNWDALHEQMTVYDLTVNFLMNGQHGRKISLGYQHRPIFDATTKTQKDYKGMLVVQYQVSLK, from the coding sequence ATGAAATTAGTTAATAATATCATGAATAAATTTTTATTATCATTGCTATTGCTATCCCCACTATTTTTGATAGGTCAGGAGAAAAAAGAATTTAAGCCTACGATTAATTGGAATGTTAGAGCTCAAATATGGCTCCGTTATTCAGATTTAAATGAAGGTTCATTGATCAATGGAGAACTAACAAAACAATTTACAGACGTTTCTATTAGACGTTTAAGAATACCAATTAGTTCTCAAGTAACCCCAAAAATTTATGTCTATTCTATTTTAGGTGGCAATAATTATAACTTTAAAACGAAATCATTTCCGTTAGAAGTTTTAGATTTATATGGAGAATATACTTTTCATAAAAGTTTTGAAATTGGAATTGGTAAATCTGGTTGGCAAGGCTTAAGCAGATGGACAATCCGTTCTAATAAAACTTTAATGGGGCTGGATTCTCCTCTTTTCACCTTAAATACAGTTGAAAAAAATGATGATATTGGACGTCTTTTAGGAATTTGGTTTAAAGGACAAGTTGGTAAAATAGATTATAGACTAGCATTTAACACACCTATTGTGGTCACTAGTATTCCAACGGGTGAAGTAAATTTCGCAAATAATAGACCACGAACTAAAACCTCATCCTATGTAAAATACCAATTTTTTGAGCACGAATCTAACAAGTCAGCATATCAAACAGGTACTTATTTACAAGCTAAAAAAGTTTTTAACATTGGTGCTGGGTTTCAGTATCAGGAAAAAGCGATGAGTGATGGTGATACACAGTTAGCTTCAACAAATTTGTATGATATGAAACATTGGGCTGTAGATTCATTTTTAAATCTACCTTTAACTAATGATGCTGCAATTACAGCATATTTAGGGTATTATGATTATGATTTTGGGAAAGATTATATTAGAAATGTTGGCGCAGACAATCCATCCACTGGAGGTGGTTCAGATTTTAATGGAGCAGGAGTGGCTTACCCAATGATTGGTACAGGAACTACTTGGTATATGCAGTTTGGGTATGCTTTTAAGAAATCTAAATTTTTAAATGTGCCTATGGTAATTCAACCGAATATTGCCATTCAAACTTCTAACTGGGATGCTTTACATGAACAAATGACAGTATATGACCTGACCGTAAATTTTTTAATGAACGGTCAACATGGTAGAAAAATAAGTTTGGGGTATCAACACAGACCTATTTTTGATGCCACTACGAAAACGCAGAAAGACTATAAAGGAATGTTAGTGGTGCAATACCAAGTGTCTTTAAAATAA